A single region of the Geobacillus subterraneus genome encodes:
- a CDS encoding GmrSD restriction endonuclease domain-containing protein encodes MSTITTFDSTVESLLDLLESIQECRTQLPDFQRGWVWDDERIRNLLISVSLSYPIGAVMMLQTGNPNVRFASRPIEGVDNVNQVEPERLILDGQQRLTALFQSLKLKAPVATRDKRDKAIKRFYYIDIDKMLDPNVDREETIVSVPEDRIIRGPGGRVVLDCSDLEKECEAGMLPVNLFFDPAGLLAWQTRYFSDSTKIAERSLKWQKLMTDVFPRFQQYQVPVIMLRKPTPKEAVCQVFENVNTGGVSLTVFELLTATFAAEDFKLRDDWEEKEAKLKRSGEIYNKVLADISSTDFLQAVALLATYNRRKAGDGVAVSCKRRDILQLTLADYQRWADRVTEGFIQAAQFLHEQHVFSARDLPYGTQLIPLAAIFVELGKEAHNVCVRDRIARWYWCGVLGELYGGATETRIARDVVEVVEWIRGGAEPTTVRDAHFAADRLFTLRTRNSAAYKGLHALLMREGARDFLSGVPIDIQTYYGESIDIHHIFPRDYCEKRGIEKAKYDCIMNKTPLSYKTNRMIGRDAPSVYLKKLEERKGVSAAVLDDILQTHVIDVASIRADDFDQFFEKRRLALLAMIERVMGKKVE; translated from the coding sequence ATGAGCACGATTACCACGTTTGACAGTACGGTCGAAAGTTTGCTTGATTTGCTTGAAAGCATTCAGGAATGTCGAACACAGCTTCCTGATTTTCAGAGAGGCTGGGTTTGGGATGACGAGCGGATTCGGAATTTGTTGATCAGTGTTTCTCTCTCTTATCCGATCGGTGCGGTGATGATGCTCCAGACGGGAAATCCGAATGTCCGTTTTGCCTCAAGGCCGATCGAAGGGGTCGATAACGTGAACCAAGTGGAACCGGAACGGCTGATTCTTGACGGTCAACAGCGGCTGACGGCGTTGTTTCAATCATTGAAATTGAAAGCGCCTGTAGCGACAAGAGACAAGAGAGACAAGGCAATCAAACGGTTCTACTATATTGACATTGACAAAATGTTAGATCCGAACGTCGACCGAGAAGAGACGATCGTCAGTGTTCCGGAAGACCGGATCATTCGCGGACCGGGAGGGAGGGTTGTTCTTGATTGTTCTGACTTGGAGAAAGAATGCGAAGCGGGAATGCTTCCGGTGAATTTGTTTTTCGATCCTGCGGGGTTGTTGGCGTGGCAGACGCGCTATTTTTCGGATTCAACGAAAATTGCGGAACGGTCATTGAAGTGGCAAAAGTTGATGACGGACGTATTTCCCCGTTTTCAGCAATATCAAGTGCCTGTTATTATGCTTCGGAAGCCGACTCCGAAAGAGGCGGTTTGCCAAGTTTTTGAGAATGTAAACACGGGGGGCGTCTCTCTGACCGTCTTCGAGCTTCTTACCGCCACATTTGCGGCGGAAGATTTCAAGCTGAGGGATGATTGGGAAGAGAAGGAAGCAAAATTAAAGAGATCTGGAGAAATTTACAACAAAGTGTTGGCCGATATCAGCAGCACCGACTTCCTGCAGGCAGTTGCGTTGTTGGCCACGTACAATCGACGAAAAGCGGGGGACGGCGTGGCGGTCAGCTGCAAGCGGCGCGACATCTTGCAGTTGACGTTGGCGGATTACCAAAGATGGGCGGATCGGGTGACGGAAGGGTTTATTCAGGCGGCTCAATTTTTGCATGAGCAACATGTGTTTTCCGCGCGCGACTTGCCGTACGGCACCCAGTTGATCCCGCTGGCGGCCATTTTTGTCGAGCTGGGAAAAGAGGCGCACAATGTTTGTGTCCGTGACCGAATCGCCCGTTGGTATTGGTGCGGTGTATTGGGTGAATTGTATGGAGGAGCGACGGAGACGCGGATTGCCCGTGACGTGGTGGAAGTCGTCGAATGGATTCGCGGCGGTGCGGAGCCGACGACGGTGCGGGATGCCCATTTCGCCGCTGATCGCCTCTTCACGCTGCGCACGCGAAACAGCGCCGCTTATAAAGGGTTGCACGCATTGCTCATGAGGGAAGGGGCGCGGGATTTCTTATCTGGGGTGCCGATCGATATTCAGACGTATTACGGCGAATCGATTGATATTCACCATATTTTCCCTCGTGACTATTGCGAAAAACGGGGGATTGAGAAAGCGAAGTACGATTGCATTATGAATAAAACCCCATTGTCCTATAAAACGAATCGGATGATTGGCCGTGATGCTCCAAGTGTATATTTGAAGAAACTAGAGGAGAGGAAAGGCGTTTCGGCAGCGGTGTTGGATGACATCCTGCAAACGCATGTTATTGATGTGGCATCCATAAGAGCGGATGATTTTGACCAGTTTTTTGAAAAAAGAAGGCTGGCTCTGCTTGCGATGATCGAGCGGGTGATGGGTAAGAAAGTGGAGTGA
- a CDS encoding N-acetyltransferase, translated as MQIDHAVTSDVKDMHALIQHYAKKGLVLPRSLLSIYQHLQCMYVARENSQIVGTAGLHILGHDLGEVRSLVVSPDHMGKGIGRLLVHHIADEAARLGVKRLISFTYQVEFFRKCGFEIVDKSTLPEKVWIDCVNCPKLDCCDETAMIKYI; from the coding sequence ATGCAAATCGACCATGCCGTCACGAGCGATGTCAAAGACATGCACGCGCTCATCCAACACTATGCAAAAAAAGGACTCGTGCTGCCCCGCTCGCTGCTGTCCATCTACCAGCACTTGCAATGCATGTATGTCGCCAGGGAGAACAGCCAAATCGTCGGCACCGCCGGGCTGCATATCCTGGGGCACGATCTCGGGGAAGTGCGTTCGCTCGTCGTATCTCCTGACCATATGGGGAAAGGAATCGGCCGCCTGCTCGTCCACCATATTGCCGACGAGGCGGCCAGACTCGGGGTGAAGCGGTTAATATCCTTTACTTACCAAGTCGAGTTTTTTCGAAAATGCGGGTTTGAGATCGTGGACAAATCAACACTGCCGGAAAAAGTGTGGATTGATTGCGTCAACTGCCCGAAACTGGACTGTTGCGATGAAACGGCGATGATAAAATACATTTGA
- the galU gene encoding UTP--glucose-1-phosphate uridylyltransferase GalU translates to MKKVRKAIIPAAGLGTRFLPATKAMPKEMLPIVDKPTIQYIVEEAVASGIEDIIIVTGKGKRAIEDHFDNAFELEQNLIQKGKYDLLEKVKEPSKVDIHYIRQKEPKGLGHAVWCARNFIGDEPFAVLLGDDIVQAETPCLKQLIDQYEQTLSSVIGVKRVPDNETHRYGIIDPIEQHGRRYQVRQFVEKPAPGTAPSNLAIMGRYILTPEIFLFLEKQEAGAGGEIQLTDAIQKLNEIQRVFAYEFEGKRYDVGEKIGFIKTTIEFALQHDELREDLIQFMEKLLNDVKVEEK, encoded by the coding sequence ATGAAAAAAGTACGCAAAGCGATCATTCCAGCAGCGGGGCTCGGCACACGATTTTTGCCGGCGACGAAAGCGATGCCGAAAGAAATGCTCCCGATTGTCGATAAACCAACAATTCAATACATCGTCGAAGAAGCGGTCGCCTCCGGCATCGAAGATATCATCATCGTCACGGGGAAAGGGAAACGCGCGATCGAGGACCATTTCGACAACGCTTTTGAGCTTGAACAAAACTTAATTCAAAAAGGCAAATACGACTTACTCGAAAAAGTAAAAGAACCATCGAAAGTCGACATTCACTACATTCGCCAAAAAGAACCGAAAGGACTTGGCCACGCCGTTTGGTGCGCACGCAACTTCATCGGCGACGAACCGTTTGCCGTTCTGCTTGGTGACGACATCGTCCAAGCGGAAACACCATGCTTAAAACAATTAATTGACCAATATGAACAAACTCTCAGTTCCGTTATTGGTGTCAAAAGAGTGCCTGATAACGAAACGCACCGTTACGGCATCATCGATCCAATTGAACAACACGGACGCCGTTACCAAGTCCGCCAATTCGTCGAAAAACCAGCACCAGGCACCGCGCCGTCCAACTTAGCGATTATGGGACGATACATACTCACGCCGGAAATCTTCTTATTCCTTGAAAAACAAGAAGCCGGCGCTGGCGGCGAAATCCAACTCACGGATGCAATTCAAAAATTGAACGAAATCCAGCGGGTGTTTGCCTATGAATTCGAAGGAAAGCGCTACGACGTCGGAGAAAAGATCGGATTTATCAAAACGACGATTGAGTTTGCGTTGCAGCATGATGAATTAAGAGAAGACCTTATTCAATTCATGGAAAAACTATTAAATGATGTGAAAGTAGAAGAGAAATAA
- a CDS encoding AAA family ATPase, with product MEQTWALKVERFGKIKQGEIDIAPLMLFVGDNNSGKSYLMSLLWGVLSEGRKLFPKDPPNTSTYKEIDRFLESSIGDDCLIQDREAQLFVQWFNDVLRNKKSELVRTIFRRKIPIGSLSIERYRRSEPLRIIFEKKDSLQGARFSTGKHYIRIPYTDRSKGQATERYRMAQYITWNLLMDGLTSPFYPPSRQGGIQGRAIGEALYLPASRTGFMLSYKALVQEMMERMINEEHEEPSLDFTLPVYRFLQALLRLEESGQSKYADIGRFIETEIANGTMDQEKGPIPSFYYCPQGKQERLPLYVTSSLVTELSPLILFLKSKATYRSLFFEEAEAHLHPRVQRILATALVKLANRGMPVWLTTHSDILFQQVNNLIKLHQHPKREQLMKTYGYVDEDAIDPKKVRAYQFRMQGQDTIITPLIPTENGFSTETFNEVIWQLNEETYAFQIGEEDGEDE from the coding sequence ATGGAACAAACTTGGGCGTTAAAGGTTGAGCGATTTGGAAAGATCAAACAGGGGGAAATCGATATTGCCCCGTTGATGTTGTTTGTCGGCGACAACAACAGTGGGAAAAGCTATCTGATGTCGCTTCTTTGGGGGGTGTTGTCCGAGGGGCGCAAGCTGTTTCCAAAAGACCCTCCGAACACGTCCACGTACAAGGAAATCGATCGCTTTCTTGAATCGTCTATCGGCGATGACTGCCTCATCCAAGACCGTGAAGCGCAACTGTTTGTCCAATGGTTTAATGATGTTCTCAGAAACAAAAAAAGCGAGTTGGTTAGAACGATTTTTCGGCGCAAAATCCCGATCGGTTCGTTAAGCATCGAGCGGTACCGCCGTTCTGAACCGCTGCGAATCATCTTTGAAAAGAAAGATTCGCTCCAAGGCGCTCGTTTTTCGACGGGGAAACACTATATTCGCATCCCGTATACGGATCGAAGCAAGGGACAAGCGACAGAGCGGTATCGCATGGCTCAATACATTACGTGGAATTTGCTGATGGATGGACTTACATCGCCGTTTTACCCACCATCCAGACAAGGCGGCATCCAAGGGCGGGCCATTGGCGAAGCGCTGTATTTGCCCGCTTCGAGAACAGGGTTCATGTTGTCTTACAAGGCGCTGGTGCAAGAGATGATGGAACGGATGATCAACGAAGAACATGAGGAACCATCCCTTGACTTCACGTTGCCTGTCTATCGATTCTTGCAAGCGTTGTTGCGTTTGGAGGAAAGCGGACAGTCGAAATATGCGGACATCGGACGATTTATTGAAACCGAGATTGCCAACGGAACCATGGACCAAGAAAAAGGACCGATTCCATCGTTCTACTATTGCCCACAAGGCAAACAAGAGCGCTTGCCGTTATACGTCACATCGTCGCTTGTAACTGAACTGTCGCCGCTCATTTTGTTTTTAAAATCAAAAGCAACGTACCGTTCACTCTTTTTTGAAGAGGCAGAAGCGCATCTGCATCCACGCGTCCAGCGCATATTAGCGACAGCGCTTGTCAAGTTGGCCAACCGAGGCATGCCGGTGTGGTTGACCACCCATAGCGATATTTTGTTCCAACAGGTGAACAATTTGATCAAACTTCACCAGCATCCAAAGAGAGAACAGTTGATGAAAACGTATGGCTATGTCGATGAGGACGCGATTGATCCGAAAAAGGTGAGGGCGTACCAGTTCCGCATGCAAGGCCAAGACACGATCATCACGCCGCTCATTCCGACCGAAAACGGCTTTTCGACGGAAACGTTCAATGAAGTCATTTGGCAGTTGAATGAAGAGACGTATGCATTCCAGATCGGGGAAGAGGATGGAGAGGATGAATAA
- a CDS encoding LytR family transcriptional regulator gives MRAKRRKKKRWLRWLAGVCIVLLAGVGLFSYSVYHNVKRTANEMHEQVNWKSEKRQDDVSFERKTPISILLIGVDERKGDKGRADTLIVMTVNPNKQSIEMVSVPRDTRTEIVGKGTKDKINHSYAFGGVEMTMATVEHFLDIPIDYYIKVNMESFRDIVDAVGGVTVNNPFAFTYEGTYFPKGEITLNGEEALKYSRMRYDDPRGDFGRQDRQKQIIQAIIEKGASFSSLTNYSDVLAAIGKNIKTNLTFEEMKDIQENYKDARKQIKQLHITGQGTKMNGTYYLIVPDSERTAISNELKEHLELSATASR, from the coding sequence ATGAGGGCAAAACGTCGAAAAAAGAAGAGATGGCTCCGCTGGTTGGCGGGGGTGTGTATTGTGTTATTGGCAGGAGTAGGATTGTTTTCCTATTCCGTTTACCATAATGTCAAACGAACCGCCAATGAAATGCATGAACAAGTAAATTGGAAGTCGGAAAAACGACAAGACGACGTGTCGTTCGAGCGGAAGACACCGATTTCGATTTTGTTAATTGGCGTCGATGAACGGAAAGGGGATAAGGGACGCGCCGATACGCTCATCGTCATGACGGTGAATCCGAACAAGCAGTCGATTGAGATGGTGAGCGTGCCGCGCGATACGAGAACAGAGATCGTCGGGAAAGGGACGAAAGATAAAATCAACCACTCATACGCCTTTGGCGGAGTGGAGATGACGATGGCGACGGTCGAGCATTTCTTAGATATTCCGATCGATTATTACATTAAAGTCAATATGGAAAGCTTCCGCGATATCGTGGATGCCGTTGGCGGGGTGACAGTGAACAACCCGTTTGCCTTTACGTATGAAGGAACGTACTTCCCGAAAGGGGAAATTACGCTAAACGGGGAAGAGGCGCTGAAATATTCGCGTATGCGTTATGACGACCCGCGCGGCGATTTCGGGCGCCAAGACCGCCAGAAACAAATCATTCAAGCCATTATTGAGAAAGGGGCGAGCTTCTCATCGCTCACGAACTATAGCGATGTGCTCGCGGCGATCGGGAAAAACATTAAGACGAACTTAACATTTGAGGAAATGAAAGACATCCAAGAGAATTACAAAGACGCCCGCAAGCAAATTAAGCAGCTGCACATTACCGGCCAAGGGACGAAAATGAACGGCACGTATTACCTAATCGTGCCGGATAGCGAGCGAACGGCGATTTCGAATGAGTTGAAAGAACATTTAGAGCTGTCGGCGACAGCGTCGCGGTAA
- a CDS encoding tyrosine-protein phosphatase, translating into MIDIHTHILPGIDDGAATVEDAIAMAQAAVKEGITTIIATPHHQNGNYDNPKPSILALAAELNDELKRRDIALTVFPGQEVRLHGDLLDGLARHEVMTLADTPYILIEFPPDHVPKYAEQLLFDVQLKGLMPIIAHPERNAEIIETPERLYQLVKRGAFAQLTASSVTGQFGKKIKTFSFQLIEANLAHFIASDAHNVKTRPFRLRQAYDAIRNEYGTDMVYYFQENAELLIRGQAVFRDEPERVKKKKFLGLF; encoded by the coding sequence ATGATCGACATCCATACCCACATTTTGCCCGGCATCGACGACGGAGCGGCAACCGTAGAAGACGCCATTGCCATGGCGCAAGCTGCGGTCAAGGAAGGAATCACAACGATCATCGCCACTCCCCATCACCAAAACGGAAACTACGACAATCCGAAACCGTCGATCCTCGCGCTGGCAGCGGAGCTGAACGACGAACTGAAACGGCGTGACATCGCCTTGACAGTGTTCCCTGGGCAAGAAGTGCGTCTCCACGGCGACTTGCTTGACGGCTTGGCGCGGCACGAGGTGATGACGCTCGCCGATACGCCATACATACTGATCGAGTTTCCACCAGATCATGTGCCGAAATACGCCGAACAGCTGCTGTTTGACGTGCAGCTGAAGGGCTTGATGCCCATCATCGCCCATCCCGAGCGAAACGCCGAAATCATCGAAACCCCCGAGCGGCTCTACCAGCTCGTCAAACGCGGCGCCTTCGCCCAGCTGACGGCGTCCAGCGTCACGGGGCAGTTCGGCAAGAAAATCAAAACGTTCTCGTTTCAACTCATCGAGGCGAACTTAGCCCATTTCATCGCCTCGGACGCTCATAACGTAAAAACTCGCCCGTTTCGCCTGCGCCAGGCGTACGACGCCATTCGCAATGAATACGGCACCGACATGGTCTACTACTTCCAAGAAAACGCCGAGCTGCTCATCCGCGGCCAGGCTGTCTTCCGCGACGAGCCAGAACGGGTGAAAAAGAAAAAGTTCCTTGGTCTCTTTTAA
- a CDS encoding RNA-guided endonuclease InsQ/TnpB family protein → MYFCIKQQLNGLTKEEYLTLRELCHIAKNMYNVGLYHVRQYYFEHKEFLNYEKNYHLAKTNENYKLLNSNMAQQILKKVNEAFKSFFGLISLAKQGKYDHKAISIPKYLKKDGFHSLIIGQIRIDGNKFTIPYSRLFKKTHKPITITIPPVLLDKKIKQIEIIPKHHARFFEIQYKYEMPEDQRELNDQKALAIDLGLNNVATCVTSDGRSFIIDGRRLKSINQWFNKENARLQSIKDKQKIKGTTRKQALLAMNRNNKVNDYINKTCRYIINYCIENQIGKLVIGYAETLQRNMNLGKKTNQNFVNIPLGNIKEKLEYLCEFYGIEFLKQEESYTSQASFFDGDEIPEYNADNPKEYKFSGKRIKRGLYRTKSGKLINADVNGALNILKKSKAVDLSVLCSSGEVDTPQRIRIA, encoded by the coding sequence ATGTATTTTTGTATCAAACAACAGCTAAATGGTTTGACCAAAGAAGAATACTTGACTCTTCGAGAACTGTGCCATATTGCCAAGAACATGTACAACGTCGGATTGTACCATGTCAGACAATACTATTTTGAACACAAGGAATTTCTTAATTATGAGAAAAACTATCATCTTGCCAAAACTAACGAAAACTATAAGCTGTTAAACAGCAACATGGCACAGCAAATTTTAAAAAAGGTCAATGAAGCCTTTAAATCTTTCTTTGGTTTGATCAGTCTTGCCAAACAAGGAAAATATGACCACAAGGCTATCAGTATTCCAAAATATCTTAAAAAAGATGGCTTTCATTCACTGATCATTGGCCAGATTCGTATAGACGGCAACAAATTCACGATACCGTATTCTCGCCTATTTAAAAAGACTCACAAGCCTATCACGATAACGATTCCGCCTGTGTTACTGGACAAAAAGATTAAGCAGATTGAAATCATTCCTAAGCATCATGCCAGGTTCTTTGAGATTCAGTACAAATATGAAATGCCTGAAGATCAAAGAGAATTAAATGACCAAAAAGCACTGGCCATTGATTTAGGATTAAACAATGTTGCCACTTGTGTCACATCAGACGGCAGATCATTCATCATTGATGGGCGGAGATTAAAAAGTATAAATCAATGGTTTAACAAAGAAAATGCCAGACTTCAAAGCATAAAAGATAAGCAAAAAATCAAAGGCACCACTCGTAAACAGGCTTTGCTTGCTATGAATCGCAATAATAAAGTGAATGATTATATCAACAAGACTTGCCGTTACATCATTAACTACTGTATTGAAAATCAAATTGGCAAACTTGTCATTGGCTATGCGGAAACATTACAACGCAATATGAATCTAGGAAAAAAGACAAATCAAAACTTTGTCAATATTCCTCTCGGTAACATAAAAGAAAAATTAGAATATCTTTGTGAATTTTACGGCATTGAATTCTTGAAACAGGAAGAATCATATACGTCTCAAGCCAGCTTTTTTGACGGCGATGAGATTCCTGAATATAATGCCGACAATCCAAAAGAATATAAGTTCAGCGGCAAACGTATTAAGCGCGGCTTGTATCGAACAAAGTCTGGCAAACTAATTAATGCTGATGTCAATGGCGCATTAAACATCTTAAAGAAAAGTAAAGCTGTAGACCTGAGTGTCTTATGCTCTAGCGGCGAAGTGGACACGCCTCAAAGAATAAGGATTGCTTGA
- a CDS encoding ISL3 family transposase produces the protein MLSIPLGLPEFKVIKQELLSYGYAIHVEKTETQERCPHCGFATSSVHDRRTRKVRDLAIFHQPVYLFVKVKRYRCWNCSQVFSASLESIQPNRHYTNRFCEYLYELCEGSTIQEVSRKHRIPYTTLERIYYSIASKKAKERQTAIEASSQEGMVLSLDEIAVKKGHQYETVLMDAKAGSVMGMHADRQCDSAINLLSQNILSKEMVQTVILDMWEPYHKAVRALFPSASIVIDKYHVVQKVTQALDQARKEFSPLKKARYLLLKGCEKLRKDQRLRLDDILEEYPALSIAYYLKELFRDFYRTDGYNEAKERLEEWIKLAKQSPFASFQEAANTLERWKEPILSYFLCPYTNARIEGTNHKIKNIKRRAYGYRNLERFRLRVFLECTGNTTGSQAA, from the coding sequence GTGCTTTCTATACCACTAGGATTGCCAGAATTTAAAGTGATTAAACAAGAACTTCTTTCCTATGGTTATGCGATTCATGTAGAGAAAACAGAGACACAGGAACGTTGCCCTCATTGTGGGTTTGCCACTTCCTCTGTCCACGACAGACGGACAAGAAAAGTACGGGATTTGGCGATTTTCCATCAACCGGTGTACTTGTTCGTAAAGGTAAAGCGCTATCGGTGCTGGAATTGTTCCCAAGTGTTTTCCGCCTCTTTGGAATCGATTCAACCCAATCGACACTACACCAATCGATTTTGTGAGTACTTGTATGAACTTTGTGAAGGCTCCACCATTCAAGAGGTTAGTCGAAAGCACCGTATTCCATATACAACATTGGAACGCATTTATTACTCCATCGCATCGAAAAAAGCAAAAGAGCGTCAAACAGCGATAGAAGCATCTTCTCAAGAAGGAATGGTGCTTAGTTTAGATGAAATCGCGGTAAAAAAGGGACATCAGTATGAAACTGTATTGATGGATGCCAAAGCCGGATCGGTCATGGGAATGCATGCCGATCGCCAATGTGACTCCGCCATCAACTTGTTGAGCCAAAATATCCTGTCGAAAGAAATGGTCCAAACGGTGATTCTTGACATGTGGGAACCTTATCATAAGGCGGTTCGCGCCCTGTTTCCATCTGCTTCGATTGTCATCGATAAGTACCATGTGGTTCAAAAAGTGACACAAGCCTTGGATCAAGCAAGAAAGGAATTTTCTCCATTGAAAAAGGCTCGATATCTTCTCTTAAAAGGCTGTGAAAAGCTTCGTAAGGACCAACGGCTTCGATTAGACGATATCTTGGAGGAGTATCCGGCACTTTCCATTGCTTATTATCTAAAAGAGTTGTTTCGGGATTTTTACCGAACCGATGGATATAACGAAGCAAAGGAACGCTTGGAAGAATGGATTAAGTTAGCCAAACAGAGCCCTTTTGCTTCTTTTCAGGAAGCAGCCAACACGCTTGAAAGGTGGAAGGAGCCTATTCTTTCCTACTTTTTGTGCCCATATACGAATGCCCGGATCGAGGGGACGAATCACAAGATCAAAAACATCAAACGCCGGGCATATGGCTATCGAAATCTAGAACGGTTTCGTTTGCGTGTATTTCTGGAGTGTACAGGGAACACTACAGGCAGTCAGGCTGCTTAA
- a CDS encoding DUF2283 domain-containing protein, protein MFVQNLQENVKYSYDYDHDVLYIYLGEPKVSYDDEAAPGVFIRFSEEDEVITGIVIMDYKKRDIERIKKFIPVNINFHMINEQIH, encoded by the coding sequence ATGTTCGTCCAAAATTTACAGGAAAACGTTAAATACTCCTATGACTATGATCACGATGTTCTTTATATTTATTTGGGCGAACCAAAAGTGTCGTACGATGACGAAGCAGCTCCTGGTGTGTTTATCCGGTTTTCTGAAGAGGATGAGGTCATTACTGGCATTGTGATTATGGACTACAAGAAGCGGGATATTGAGCGTATAAAGAAGTTTATACCGGTGAATATTAATTTTCATATGATTAACGAACAAATCCATTAG
- a CDS encoding sugar transferase produces MAKPGSTATVEIKRHHRVAVNDKKGYLIAKRIMDICGALAGLICLSWLFLIVALLIKLEDPKGPVFFKQVRVGKDGKEFYMYKFRSMVTNAEELLESLLPLNETTGAMFKMKNDPRVTKVGKFIRKTSIDELPQLWNVLKGDMSLVGPRPPLPREVAQYTEYDKQRLLVTPGCTGLWQVSGRNDLGFDEMVELDLKYIRERSLLYDIKIMGLHHFL; encoded by the coding sequence TTGGCGAAACCAGGCAGTACCGCGACTGTCGAAATCAAACGTCACCATCGAGTTGCTGTAAACGATAAAAAGGGATATTTAATCGCCAAGCGAATCATGGATATATGCGGAGCGCTAGCAGGACTTATTTGTTTGTCATGGCTATTTCTTATTGTCGCGCTTCTCATCAAACTAGAAGACCCAAAAGGTCCCGTATTTTTTAAACAAGTCCGCGTCGGCAAAGACGGAAAAGAATTTTATATGTATAAATTCCGCTCGATGGTGACCAATGCGGAAGAATTGCTAGAATCATTGCTTCCTTTAAACGAAACAACCGGCGCGATGTTCAAAATGAAAAATGATCCACGTGTCACGAAAGTGGGGAAGTTCATTCGTAAAACTAGTATTGATGAACTTCCTCAATTATGGAATGTATTAAAAGGGGATATGAGTCTAGTTGGCCCAAGACCGCCGCTACCAAGGGAAGTAGCACAGTATACGGAGTATGATAAACAGCGATTGCTTGTGACACCGGGATGTACAGGACTTTGGCAAGTGAGTGGGAGAAATGATTTAGGATTTGATGAAATGGTTGAGTTAGATTTGAAATATATTCGTGAAAGATCACTATTATATGATATAAAGATTATGGGTCTTCACCATTTTCTGTGA
- a CDS encoding SGNH/GDSL hydrolase family protein — translation MRNFVLILLIAVACLAFAIAGHVYWKQTIDATVQAARAKMETFAEQEEKANQTEAALARAKRLPADAQAAIKRAVEENRPIRLVIAGSESTPEKGGWPDLLKQALDEAYGEGTFQITVHEYEGLTTAAADRQRIAADWASDKPDLVLLEPFLLNDNGVITIDDTLTHIQSIIDQLKSAAPDAVVMLQPPNPIYNATYYPEQVEELEAFAKENGYPYINHWPAWPDNQSEELNKYIDPESDLPTEEGAKRWADALAEHFIAQ, via the coding sequence TTGAGAAACTTCGTCCTGATCCTTTTGATCGCTGTCGCTTGCCTAGCCTTTGCCATTGCCGGACACGTGTACTGGAAACAAACGATCGACGCGACGGTGCAAGCAGCGCGGGCGAAAATGGAAACGTTCGCCGAGCAAGAAGAGAAAGCAAATCAAACGGAGGCGGCCCTTGCCCGCGCCAAACGGCTGCCTGCCGATGCTCAAGCTGCCATTAAACGGGCTGTCGAGGAAAACCGCCCGATCCGCCTTGTGATCGCCGGCTCGGAATCGACACCCGAGAAAGGCGGCTGGCCCGACCTATTGAAACAGGCGCTCGACGAAGCATACGGGGAGGGGACGTTCCAAATCACCGTCCATGAATACGAAGGCTTGACGACCGCCGCTGCTGACAGGCAGCGCATCGCCGCCGACTGGGCCAGTGATAAACCGGATCTTGTCTTACTCGAGCCATTTTTGTTAAATGACAACGGTGTGATTACGATTGATGACACGCTTACCCATATTCAGTCGATCATCGACCAGCTCAAATCTGCCGCACCCGATGCGGTCGTGATGTTGCAGCCGCCGAACCCGATTTACAACGCTACATACTATCCAGAACAAGTCGAAGAACTCGAAGCGTTCGCCAAAGAGAACGGCTACCCTTACATCAACCATTGGCCCGCGTGGCCCGACAATCAAAGCGAAGAACTAAATAAATACATCGACCCAGAAAGCGACCTCCCGACAGAGGAAGGTGCCAAACGATGGGCCGACGCGCTCGCCGAGCATTTCATCGCCCAATAA